One window of Enterobacter pseudoroggenkampii genomic DNA carries:
- a CDS encoding amino acid ABC transporter permease, whose protein sequence is MTKAILSHSSRPANSTGGRFILWARKNLFSSWSNSLLTIVCLWLMWELIPPLLNWAFLQANWVGSTRADCTKAGACWVFIHERFGQFMYGLYPHEQRWRINLALVIGLLSVAAMFWKKLPHRGRYIAVWAVVYPIIVWVLLYGGFLGLERVETRQWGGLTLTLIIASVGIAGALPWGILLALGRRSKMPIVRVLSVIFIEFWRGVPLITVLFMSSVMLPLFMAEGTTIDKLIRALVGVILFQSAYVAEVVRGGLQALPKGQYEAAESLALGYWKTQGLVILPQALKLVIPGLVNTIIALFKDTSLVIIIGLFDLFSSVQQATVDPVWLGMSTEGYVFAALIYWIFCFSMSRYSQHLEKRFNTGRTPH, encoded by the coding sequence ATGACAAAAGCGATACTGTCGCACTCCTCGCGCCCTGCCAACTCGACAGGTGGACGTTTCATTCTCTGGGCGCGTAAGAATCTGTTCTCCAGCTGGAGTAACAGCCTGCTGACGATTGTCTGCCTGTGGCTCATGTGGGAATTGATTCCTCCCCTGCTGAACTGGGCGTTTTTACAGGCCAACTGGGTCGGTTCAACCCGAGCAGACTGCACAAAAGCCGGTGCCTGCTGGGTGTTTATCCACGAGCGATTCGGTCAGTTCATGTATGGGTTGTATCCGCATGAACAGCGCTGGCGGATTAATCTGGCGCTGGTTATCGGCCTGCTCTCTGTCGCGGCCATGTTCTGGAAAAAGCTGCCTCATCGCGGACGCTATATTGCCGTCTGGGCAGTGGTTTATCCGATTATTGTCTGGGTACTGTTGTATGGCGGTTTTCTGGGGCTGGAACGCGTAGAAACACGCCAGTGGGGCGGTCTGACGCTGACGTTGATTATCGCTTCAGTGGGGATAGCCGGTGCTCTGCCGTGGGGGATTTTACTGGCCCTGGGACGGCGTTCAAAAATGCCGATCGTCCGTGTGCTCTCCGTTATCTTCATTGAGTTCTGGCGCGGCGTACCGCTTATCACCGTCCTGTTTATGTCGTCGGTCATGCTGCCGCTGTTTATGGCAGAAGGGACCACCATCGACAAGCTGATCCGTGCCCTGGTGGGGGTGATTCTCTTCCAGTCCGCCTATGTCGCTGAAGTTGTGCGCGGAGGTCTGCAGGCGCTGCCTAAAGGCCAGTACGAAGCGGCGGAATCACTGGCTCTCGGTTACTGGAAGACGCAGGGACTGGTCATTCTTCCACAAGCACTCAAGCTGGTCATTCCAGGGCTGGTCAACACGATCATTGCCCTCTTCAAGGATACCAGCCTGGTGATCATCATTGGATTGTTCGATCTCTTTAGCAGCGTGCAGCAGGCAACCGTTGACCCTGTCTGGCTGGGTATGTCCACCGAGGGATATGTCTTTGCAGCTCTGATCTACTGGATCTTTTGTTTTAGCATGTCGCGCTACAGCCAGCATCTGGAAAAGCGCTTTAACACCGGGCGTACACCGCACTGA
- a CDS encoding amino acid ABC transporter ATP-binding protein — protein sequence MSQITMTPADAMITLENVNKWYGQFHVLKDINLKVKQGERIVLCGPSGSGKSTTIRCINHLEEHQQGRIVVDGIELNEDIRNIERVRQEVGMVFQHFNLFPHLTVLQNCTLAPIWVRKMPKKEAEALAMHYLERVRIAEHANKFPGQISGGQQQRVAIARSLCMKPKIMLFDEPTSALDPEMVKEVLDTMIGLAQSGMTMLCVTHEMGFARTVADRVIFMDRGEIVEQAPPDEFFAHPKSERTRAFLSQVIH from the coding sequence ATGAGCCAAATAACTATGACACCCGCCGACGCGATGATTACGCTGGAAAACGTGAATAAATGGTACGGACAGTTTCATGTCCTGAAGGACATTAATCTTAAGGTCAAGCAGGGAGAGCGCATTGTCCTGTGCGGCCCTTCCGGATCCGGGAAATCCACAACCATTCGCTGCATTAACCATCTTGAAGAGCATCAGCAAGGACGTATCGTGGTTGACGGTATCGAGCTGAATGAAGATATCCGCAATATTGAACGCGTTCGTCAGGAAGTGGGAATGGTCTTTCAGCACTTTAATCTGTTTCCGCACCTGACCGTTCTGCAGAACTGTACGCTTGCACCGATTTGGGTACGAAAGATGCCGAAAAAGGAAGCGGAGGCATTAGCCATGCACTACCTGGAGCGCGTACGTATCGCAGAGCATGCGAATAAGTTCCCTGGCCAGATATCGGGTGGCCAACAGCAGCGTGTGGCTATCGCCCGTTCTCTGTGTATGAAACCGAAAATTATGCTGTTTGACGAGCCGACATCTGCCCTCGATCCGGAAATGGTGAAGGAGGTTCTGGATACCATGATTGGGCTGGCGCAATCCGGCATGACCATGCTGTGCGTCACGCATGAGATGGGGTTTGCGCGAACCGTGGCCGACCGGGTGATCTTTATGGACCGTGGGGAGATTGTTGAGCAGGCGCCGCCGGACGAGTTCTTTGCCCATCCGAAGTCAGAACGTACGCGAGCATTCCTGTCGCAGGTGATTCATTAG